One genomic region from Streptomyces sp. NBC_00582 encodes:
- a CDS encoding PRC-barrel domain-containing protein — protein sequence MIHAADVREWREHDVIDPRGRKIGTLEAVYVDTATDEPAMVTVRTGLPTRQRLVFVPLDEAVLGPGYVRVPHAKGTVRKAPSIGTDDVLPAEREETIFRYYDMTYRPGVHGERQLARR from the coding sequence ATGATCCACGCGGCCGATGTCCGGGAGTGGCGCGAACACGACGTGATCGACCCCAGGGGACGGAAGATCGGCACGCTGGAGGCCGTCTATGTGGACACGGCCACCGACGAACCGGCCATGGTCACCGTCCGTACGGGGCTGCCCACCCGTCAGCGCCTGGTCTTCGTCCCGCTCGACGAGGCGGTCCTGGGGCCCGGCTACGTCAGGGTCCCCCACGCCAAGGGGACGGTACGGAAGGCACCTTCCATCGGGACGGACGACGTCCTGCCCGCCGAGCGGGAGGAAACGATCTTCCGCTACTACGACATGACGTACCGGCCGGGCGTGCACGGCGAACGCCAACTCGCACGGCGCTGA
- a CDS encoding SRPBCC family protein, protein MSTVKEAVDVDVPLRAAYGQWTQFEEFPRFMEGVEEVRQLDDRHNHWTTVIGGVRREFDTEIVDQLPDDRITWRTVTGETQQRGSVRFERIDDMHTRVELTMEVEPSGLAEKGADALGMIDRRVKGDLRRFKDYVEGSGGDAGWRGRIQPGDPGRTL, encoded by the coding sequence ATGAGCACGGTCAAGGAAGCGGTCGACGTGGACGTCCCGCTCCGTGCGGCGTACGGCCAGTGGACGCAGTTCGAGGAGTTTCCCCGCTTCATGGAGGGCGTCGAGGAGGTCCGGCAACTCGACGACCGGCACAACCACTGGACCACCGTCATCGGCGGGGTGCGGCGTGAGTTCGACACGGAGATCGTCGACCAGCTCCCCGACGACCGGATCACCTGGCGGACCGTCACCGGGGAGACGCAGCAGCGCGGATCGGTCCGGTTCGAGCGGATCGACGACATGCACACGCGCGTGGAGCTCACGATGGAGGTCGAACCCAGCGGTCTGGCCGAGAAGGGCGCGGACGCGCTGGGCATGATCGACCGACGGGTGAAGGGCGATCTGCGCCGCTTCAAGGACTACGTCGAGGGCAGCGGCGGCGACGCCGGCTGGCGCGGCCGTATCCAGCCCGGTGACCCCGGCCGGACTCTCTGA